The DNA sequence ATACTGCAGGCTCTGGTCCAGCAGCTGCTGGTTCAGGTCATTGGCTTCTTTTATATGAAGGATGGCATCTGCCAGCTCTTCCGTCAAAACGGCCAGCTTTTCCTGGTCCGGTAGGCTGAGAACCTCCAGACAATCTGAAATCGTCGGATTCGCTTTCCCCGGTACCAGGGCTGCTGCCGTTTTCTGCCGATCGTTTTCGATCCTTCTGATCGCAGCCACATGGGTCTGTTCTTCTTTCAATATCTGGCTGAGGGCTTCAGTGTCCCCTGCCTTTATGATGCCGGTTTTCCGGGCAGAAAGCTCAGACAGGCTTTTATGGAGCCTGATCAACTTTGCCATATTCTCGAACAATGCTTCAGCGGACATGAAGTCCCCTCCCTTCTGTTAATTCTTTGTATAGTAATCAAGCAGGCTTTTCGCCACTTCTTTTGGGTTTACTTTATAATTGCCGTTCTCGACCTGGATGCGCAGCTCCTCTACTCTTGCCTGGCGCTGCTGGTCTATCTTGGAGGTTTGCTGCATTTCCTTGGCTGCAGACGAAATCTCCACCTTATCCGCGGCTTTTTTCGCCTGGGCATTGGCGCTGTCCAGCTTGTTCTGCTGGCGTTTGTATGGGTTAATTCCTGAAGGTCCAAAATTATTAATCTTCATTTGTTTTCCCTCGCTTTCGACCGAACTAGTCTTTCCTTTATTA is a window from the Bacillus infantis NRRL B-14911 genome containing:
- a CDS encoding flagellar protein FlgN is translated as MSAEALFENMAKLIRLHKSLSELSARKTGIIKAGDTEALSQILKEEQTHVAAIRRIENDRQKTAAALVPGKANPTISDCLEVLSLPDQEKLAVLTEELADAILHIKEANDLNQQLLDQSLQYINVSMNLMRPQPENINYGPAAGQQNKQLPSQGLFNSKA
- the flgM gene encoding flagellar biosynthesis anti-sigma factor FlgM, whose product is MKINNFGPSGINPYKRQQNKLDSANAQAKKAADKVEISSAAKEMQQTSKIDQQRQARVEELRIQVENGNYKVNPKEVAKSLLDYYTKN